GCAGTTTTTCTCGGGGCGAACGGGCTCTGTTACTGCTGGATCGGGAAAAAGGCGTAACCCTGATCGGAGATAATTTCACACTCCGATCTGCTGCTGCCGAGTTTTATGTAGATCGCGAGGCCGTTGAAACCTGGTACGACCACAAACATTCGGTCGAAAATCGAGATCACGCCCTGTTTAAAGCACTTGCGTCAGTTGTCCCGCAATTAAAAGGACGTCCCGGTGCCATCGAAGCGGAATGGTTGCCGGTAGGGGCGCTGCAGGAACTGGAAATCACTCAGACCGATGCGACACTTGAGTTGGGTAGCGTGCTGCGTCAGTTGCGTCGTCAGAAGCACGATGACGAAATCGCATTGCTGAAACAGTGTATGCAAGCCTGTGACGCAGGTCACGCCTGTGCTCGAGAAATTGTCGAGGCTGGTAAAAGTGAGTTCGATATTTTCCGCAAAGTACAAGCAGCGGTGCTGCAGGCCGCCGGTCTGCCAGTGATTATTTATGGTGACTTCCGGGCTTCAACGCCTGAGGTCCCCAAGGCAGGCGGACTACCTTCCGGTCATGTTCTGGGCAACGGTGACCTGTTCGTTCTCGATTATTCGGTCGTGATTCACGGATACCGCAGCGATTTTACCAATACGATTGCTGTTGGCGAACCGAGTGCGGAGCAGGAAAAACTGTTTGGTCTCTGTCAGGCTGCTATGCAGGGGGGAGAGTCGACTCTCAAAGCGGGAACCAAATGTGCTGATGTGCATGCCGCAACAGCAGCCCCAATCTGGGATGCTGGATATAAAGAAAACTTCCAGCATCACGCCGGTCATGGCCTCGGGCTGGGACATCCGGAAGCACCGATTCTCGTGCCGGAGAGCATCGATACTCTTTTGGCAGGTGATGTGGTGACTCTGGAGCCTGGTGTCTATGTGGAAGGTATTGGTGGCATGCGGATTGAGCACAATTACCTGATCACGGAAGATGGATTTGAACGGCTCAGCAATCATGTCATTGCACTCAAGTAGTCGGAATCTTGTAGTCCTTCCCGTCAGGTAGTCGAATTTATGACGTCCTCAGAACTCCCGGAATGGATGGAAACAGATCTCCAGCAGATCCGGGAGGCGGGGCTGTTTCGTTCGCGTAGAATGTTTCAGCCTCTTACTGGGGGACGTTGTCTGCTTGATGGCCAGACACTGATCAATTTCTCGAGTAACGACTATCTCGATCTGGCTCAGGATCCACGACTGGTCTCTGCAGCTTCTGTCGCACTCTCTGAGTTGGGAGTCGGGGCTCGTGCCAGTGCCCTGGTGAGTGGTCGAACCAGCTGGCATGTTCGGCTGGAAGAGCAGCTGGCAAAATTTGAAGGGGCGGAGGCAGCTCTGTTGTTTCCGAGTGGCTATGCTGCCAATCTGGGGGTGATTTCAGCGGTCGCTCAGGAAGCAGATATCATTTTCTGTGATCGGTTAAATCATGCCAGCCTGATTGACGGTTGCCGACTTTCGGGAGCCCGGTTTCGTGTCTATCGACATGATCAACTGGAGAAACTGAAACGCGAGCTCGCGAAACCCACGGGAGCAGGCAGGAAGTTCATTGTTACCGATTCCGTATTCAGTATGGATGGCCTTTCCGCCCCTTTGCGTGATCTCTGTGATCTGGCAGAGGAGTTTGGGGCCAGCCTGATCATTGATGAGGCGCACGGCACCGGCGTGTACGGAGGTAAAGGACGCGGTCTGGCTGAAGAGCTGGGGGTTGAAGACAGAGTGGCCATTCGGATTGGTACACTCAGTAAAGCTGTGGGCTGCCTGGGAGGCTTCGTTTCTGGTTCTGAAACATTGACCAACTGGCTCTGGAACCGCGTGCGTACCCAGATTTACTCCACTGCCCTGCCCCCGTCTATCTGTGCTGCTGCCTGTGCTGCACTGGAAGTCATCCAGACAGAATCGATGCGACGCGATCGACTGCATGAGCTGTCCCGCTATCTGAGATCAGGCCTGAAGGAACGCTCTCGACTGACGGTACCTGCCTCCACGGGGCCAATTATCCCTGTGATCCTGTCCGACCCTGCCTTAACGATGCAGGTGGCAAGGGATCTGCAGTCAGATGGTTTCCTGGTGGGAGCGATCAGGCCCCCGACCGTTCCCCAGGGGACTTCCCGATTACGAATTTCGCTGACCTGTGCCCATCAGAGGGAAGATCTGGAGCGGTTTTTAAAAGCACTGGATGGTTCACTCGCCAGAAACGGGGAATCCCGATAAGGTATGCAAAACCAGTAATAGAGAGCCATCGCTACAAATGCTGTCAGAGACTACGATTGAAGAAGCCCACATGAATTTTCGTGAACAGATCAAAGAAGAATATCCGTTTGCTTCGCACTGGCTGAAGATTGACGGACATCAATATCACTATCTGGATGAAGGCCAGGGAGAGCCTCTGCTGATGGTGCACGGAAATCCTACCTGGAGCTTCGCCTGGCGGCGGCTGGTGAAGCAGCTCTCCAGCTCTTATCGCGTGATTGCCGTCGATCATATGGGGTGCGGACTCTCAGATAAGCCCCAGGATTATTCCTATACTCTTGCGGCACATATCGCGAATCTGAAAAGCCTTATCACAGAACTGGATCTCAAGAACATCACGCTGTTTGCCCATGACTGGGGTGGCGCCATCGGGATGGGGACTGCCGTCGACCTTCCTGAACGGTTCGGAAAGTTCGTTCTGATGAACACCGCCGCCTTTCGTTCACAGGAAATTCCACTGCGAATTGCAGTCTGTAGAATCCCTGTTTTGGGTGCCTGGGGCGTCCGAGGTCTCAATCTCTTCTCCGGGGCTGCGATTCGGATGGCAGTGGAGAAACATGAGCGGATGACCGGGAATGTCAAAGCCGGTTTTTTGGGGCCATACGACAACTGGCAGAACCGGGTTGCTGTGCACCGTTTCGTGCAGGATATTCCTCTGAAGCCTTCGCACCCCAGTTATGAGACATTGAAGCATGTCGAAGACGGGTTAGCGCAGTTCAAAGATCAGCCGATGCTGTTGATCTGGGGAGAAAAGGACTGGTGCTTTACTACGAATTTTCTCGAAGAATTCGAGCGTCGGTTCCCACAGGCAGAGACACTGCGAATTCCAGACGCGGGGCATTACGTCTTTGAAGACGCACATGAAATCATGCTGCCCCGCATTGAGCAGTTTCTCCAGCAACAGGCTTGACGCGGTTTAAAAATCACCGAATTCGGGATTGATCAGGTGCTCGGTGCTCCCCAGGTGGGAAATCTGTTCCAGTTCCTTGCGAGGTTTCTTGGGACGGTAGGCTTCGTATTTATCAACCCGGAATTCCTGGATCATGTGGTTAATCCGGTTTTCAATGTTGGTTAACTGATCACCTTCATCGGGAGCGACGAAGGTGAACGCAGCCCCCTTCAGGTCCGACGAGAGTCTTCCAACTCGTCCAATGCGGTGCACATAGTCATCACTGAATTCGGGAATATCAAAATTGATGATGTGTGAAATTCCACTGACATCGATGCCTCGTCCCATCACATCAGTGGCGATCAGAAGACGGATTTTTCCTTCACGGAATTTTTTCAGTACCCGGTCCCGTTTGGGTTGAGGCAGGTCCCCGTGAATGGCGGCAACGTCCTTCAGTTTCTTCGAGAAGATCCGATCCAGCTTGTCGGCTCCCCGTTTGGTTCTGGTGAAGACGATGGTCTGTTTCGGACGTTCCTGGAACAGCAGTCGTGAGAGCAGTTTGATCTTTCGATCTGGGTCTACAGTGATGTAATACTGATCGATGGCATCGACGCTGACTTTGTTCTCGGACAGATCGATCATCACGGGCTCACGCATATAGCGTTGTGCCAGCCGCTCGACAGGCGGTGGCAGTGTTGCTGAGAGCAACAATGTCTGGCGTTCTTTGGGACACTTGCGGAGAATCTTCTCAATGTCTGGTCGGAAGCCGATGTCCAGCATCCGGTCCGCTTCATCCAGAACAGCAAAGCGAAGGGTGTTCAGCTTCAGATTACCACGGTTGATATGGTCGATGACTCGTCCAGGGGTACCAACGGCGATCTGGGCACCTTTCTTTAGCTGGTTTTCCTGGGGGCGAACAGGCTTGCCTCCCACCAGAACGGCCAGACTGAGTGACTTCGAAGGACAGAGTTTACGGATTTCCACGGCGACCTGTTCACTCAACTCGCGAGTCGGAGCAAGAATCAGGGCCTGGATTCCAGGGCGTCTGAGATCAATCTGCTGCAGAACCGGCAGAGAGAATGCTGCAGTTTTGCCGGTTCCCGTACGTGCCTGGCCGATACAGTCTTTGCCGGTGACAGCGATCGGAATCAACTCAGCCTGAATGGGGCTTGGTTTTTCATAACCTGCTTTGCTCAGGTTTTTTAATATTTTGTCTTTGAGTCCTAGCTGATCAAAACTGGCGGTTATGGTCTTTTTTTTCTTTTTCTTCTTCTGATTCATTTCCTGTAAATTCCTGCTGAGGCAGGAGAAATCTCGCTCTGCGCTGAGGCATCCTGTGCCGGAGCATTATTCTGGTGGCTGTTCATTTTCTGTATCAGTACCAGCCTGCTTCGCGTTATCCAGGTTCGCTTGTTCCCGAACCGAAACTCCGATCAGACGCTTGATGTCATTACTGTCAATGGCCTCTTGTTCTACGAGTGCTTTTGCCAGCAGGTCAAGTTTCTCCCTGTTTTCTGTTAAAATTTTCACTGCCCGTTCTTCAGCAGCGTTTAAGAACCGCTGCATTTCCTGGTCAATGACGTGTGCGGTTTCTTCACTGCACTCGCCTTGAGATTTCATCTCTTTACCCAGAAACGGGTTTTCATCTGAGTGGCGAAACGCCACAGGTCCAATTACACCACTCATGCCCCACTGTCCGACCATTTTACGTGTGATCTGTGTGGCACGCTTGATGTCGTCTGCTGCTCCGGCTGTATGCTCACCAAACACCAGCCCTTCTGCAGCACGACCACCCAACATGAAGGCTAACTGTGAGTGGAGTTGTTTCTCACCCATGTTATAACGCTCTTCATCGGGCAGCAGTTGTGTCACGCCCAACGCTCTGCCGCGAGGAATGACAGTCACTTTATGCACTGGATCGATCTCCGGAAGCAACCAGGCTAATAACGCGTGGCCTGCTTCGTGGTAAGCGGTCATTTCCCGCTCTTTTTCACTGAGAATCTCTTCGCGAGGTGGTCCCATTAAAACACGATCCCGTGCATTGTCAAAATCTTCTTTATCAACCTGATCTTTATTGAGCCGTGTCGCGGACAGGGCAGCTTCATTTACCAGGTTCTTCAAATCAGCTCCCGAAAAGCCAATTGTTCCTGCAGCGATCTTTTCCAGATCGACATCATCCGAGAGGGGGATTTTCCGCGAATGTACTTTCAGAATCGCTGCCCGACCCTCTTTCGTAGGACGGTCAACTGTGATATGCCGGTCGAATCGCCCGGGACGCAGCAGTGCCGGGTCCAGAACGTCAGGACGGTTGGTTGCGGCGATTACAATGACGGCTTCATTCTGTTGAAAACCATCCATTTCACTGAGCATCTGGTTGAGGGTCTGTTCGCGTTCATCATGTCCCCCGCCCAGTCCGGCACCACGAATTCGACCAACAGCATCGATTTCATCGACGAAGATTATACAGGGGGCATTTTCCTTGGCGTTGCGGAACAGGTCACGCACCCGGCTGGCACCGACGCCAACGAACATCTGGATAAATTCCGAACCGTTAATCGAATAAAAGGGAACGCCGGCCTCCCCTGCGGTGGCGCGGGCCAGCAGAGTTTTCCCGGTCCCGGGCGAGCCCATCAAGAGCACACCCTTGGGGATCTGCGCACCGAGACGCTGAAATTTGGCCGGAGTTTTCAGGAATTCAACCACCTCCTGCAGTTCCGCCTTCGCTTGCTCCATTGCTGCGACGTCGTCGAAGGTGGTCTGTTCCTCGGAAGGTCGGAAACGTTTGGCCGGGCTCTTGGTGAAATTACCAAGCATTCCCGATCCCATGGGATCGGCAGACCGTCGGAGCATAAACCAGAAGAAGCCGATGATCAGCAAGGGGCCTATCAGCCAGGGTAAAATGTACGTACCGATGCCGACACTGGTACTCTCGGCTTTGAAGGTTACATTCTGTTTAATCAACTCGGGAACCAGGTCACGATCTTCAACCGGGTGAGAGGGGAGCACGGTGTTAAACTCTTCCGCGAGCTTTTCTCCCTTCTTTTCTTTGTCATCAGGGTTTTTCGGACGGACTTTCCATTTACCGGTCAGGATATCTCCGTGGAACTCGACGGAATCGACGTTGCCCCTTTTGAGTTCATCAATGAAAAAGCTGTAATCGACCTTCGAACCGGTATTCTCCGGAGAAGATTTCATCATCATCAGACTGCCAATGACCAGAATCAGCAGAATAATCAGCCAGGGGCCGGTTGATGGGGCACCTTGAGTTTCTTTGCTGGATGGCTTTTGGGGATCTTTGCCGGGAGGAGGAGTTCGTTGGGGATTCTCCTGCGGAGAGGCCATATGCTGTTCCGTTCGTTGCTTAAGATCTTCTTACTGGTTGCTGATGGCTGGGATCATCCTGGTGTGTCATTGTCTTCTGGTTAGACATCCGTGTTCGACCAGGTAGTTCTTCCTGCGAAGAGCGGGGAGACATGTGTATCATTGCCAGATTAAATATT
The genomic region above belongs to Gimesia chilikensis and contains:
- a CDS encoding M24 family metallopeptidase, with protein sequence MLTKEGCQARQKRLWDAVPDHLEWILIADPRHVLYLSNFLVQPCSFSRGERALLLLDREKGVTLIGDNFTLRSAAAEFYVDREAVETWYDHKHSVENRDHALFKALASVVPQLKGRPGAIEAEWLPVGALQELEITQTDATLELGSVLRQLRRQKHDDEIALLKQCMQACDAGHACAREIVEAGKSEFDIFRKVQAAVLQAAGLPVIIYGDFRASTPEVPKAGGLPSGHVLGNGDLFVLDYSVVIHGYRSDFTNTIAVGEPSAEQEKLFGLCQAAMQGGESTLKAGTKCADVHAATAAPIWDAGYKENFQHHAGHGLGLGHPEAPILVPESIDTLLAGDVVTLEPGVYVEGIGGMRIEHNYLITEDGFERLSNHVIALK
- the bioF gene encoding 8-amino-7-oxononanoate synthase; its protein translation is MTSSELPEWMETDLQQIREAGLFRSRRMFQPLTGGRCLLDGQTLINFSSNDYLDLAQDPRLVSAASVALSELGVGARASALVSGRTSWHVRLEEQLAKFEGAEAALLFPSGYAANLGVISAVAQEADIIFCDRLNHASLIDGCRLSGARFRVYRHDQLEKLKRELAKPTGAGRKFIVTDSVFSMDGLSAPLRDLCDLAEEFGASLIIDEAHGTGVYGGKGRGLAEELGVEDRVAIRIGTLSKAVGCLGGFVSGSETLTNWLWNRVRTQIYSTALPPSICAAACAALEVIQTESMRRDRLHELSRYLRSGLKERSRLTVPASTGPIIPVILSDPALTMQVARDLQSDGFLVGAIRPPTVPQGTSRLRISLTCAHQREDLERFLKALDGSLARNGESR
- a CDS encoding alpha/beta fold hydrolase, which gives rise to MNFREQIKEEYPFASHWLKIDGHQYHYLDEGQGEPLLMVHGNPTWSFAWRRLVKQLSSSYRVIAVDHMGCGLSDKPQDYSYTLAAHIANLKSLITELDLKNITLFAHDWGGAIGMGTAVDLPERFGKFVLMNTAAFRSQEIPLRIAVCRIPVLGAWGVRGLNLFSGAAIRMAVEKHERMTGNVKAGFLGPYDNWQNRVAVHRFVQDIPLKPSHPSYETLKHVEDGLAQFKDQPMLLIWGEKDWCFTTNFLEEFERRFPQAETLRIPDAGHYVFEDAHEIMLPRIEQFLQQQA
- a CDS encoding DEAD/DEAH box helicase codes for the protein MNQKKKKKKKTITASFDQLGLKDKILKNLSKAGYEKPSPIQAELIPIAVTGKDCIGQARTGTGKTAAFSLPVLQQIDLRRPGIQALILAPTRELSEQVAVEIRKLCPSKSLSLAVLVGGKPVRPQENQLKKGAQIAVGTPGRVIDHINRGNLKLNTLRFAVLDEADRMLDIGFRPDIEKILRKCPKERQTLLLSATLPPPVERLAQRYMREPVMIDLSENKVSVDAIDQYYITVDPDRKIKLLSRLLFQERPKQTIVFTRTKRGADKLDRIFSKKLKDVAAIHGDLPQPKRDRVLKKFREGKIRLLIATDVMGRGIDVSGISHIINFDIPEFSDDYVHRIGRVGRLSSDLKGAAFTFVAPDEGDQLTNIENRINHMIQEFRVDKYEAYRPKKPRKELEQISHLGSTEHLINPEFGDF
- the ftsH gene encoding ATP-dependent zinc metalloprotease FtsH; its protein translation is MASPQENPQRTPPPGKDPQKPSSKETQGAPSTGPWLIILLILVIGSLMMMKSSPENTGSKVDYSFFIDELKRGNVDSVEFHGDILTGKWKVRPKNPDDKEKKGEKLAEEFNTVLPSHPVEDRDLVPELIKQNVTFKAESTSVGIGTYILPWLIGPLLIIGFFWFMLRRSADPMGSGMLGNFTKSPAKRFRPSEEQTTFDDVAAMEQAKAELQEVVEFLKTPAKFQRLGAQIPKGVLLMGSPGTGKTLLARATAGEAGVPFYSINGSEFIQMFVGVGASRVRDLFRNAKENAPCIIFVDEIDAVGRIRGAGLGGGHDEREQTLNQMLSEMDGFQQNEAVIVIAATNRPDVLDPALLRPGRFDRHITVDRPTKEGRAAILKVHSRKIPLSDDVDLEKIAAGTIGFSGADLKNLVNEAALSATRLNKDQVDKEDFDNARDRVLMGPPREEILSEKEREMTAYHEAGHALLAWLLPEIDPVHKVTVIPRGRALGVTQLLPDEERYNMGEKQLHSQLAFMLGGRAAEGLVFGEHTAGAADDIKRATQITRKMVGQWGMSGVIGPVAFRHSDENPFLGKEMKSQGECSEETAHVIDQEMQRFLNAAEERAVKILTENREKLDLLAKALVEQEAIDSNDIKRLIGVSVREQANLDNAKQAGTDTENEQPPE